One segment of Danaus plexippus chromosome 18 unlocalized genomic scaffold, MEX_DaPlex mxdp_35, whole genome shotgun sequence DNA contains the following:
- the LOC116773133 gene encoding nephrin-like isoform X1 gives MSKDSNFCVLVILTVLLNQIKTSEEIVDANVIQVWSAPGGETRLPCDLAAAVHDVAMLMWFKDGDRMPIYTVDFRNGHPVHWAVAGEFGTRTHFALNESDPSSAHLAVDKVARFDEGLYRCRIDYIDSPTRNYKVNLTVIVPPDSPRIYDSEGREILGTTAGPFREGQDLLLSCQASGGKPPPDVSWYRGEERLAITRDGNVCQIHLPSLSREMAGVKLQCKVEPPLLQPQVRDVTIKLYLKPQYIRVSGGGATRAGRERAFSCSTRGSKPPPNIDWFINSQKIDSSLTQVEVDGDVTKSILTWRVRREDSGRQLVCRVSNPWFPAHTLEDALHLEVLFPPISQISLVEPKEPRLLREDEDAVLLCSADSSPPAYNFTFYKGAEDHLLRDDPIGGISVEGNKLVLRGLRRHHSARYRCRAWNSEGSGLSEPLAINILSRPECSAGSVVQQLAAAPEGEVRARCSVSAPSPRDAGPLRFYWTYNGTKDVLPIPASNVTVMGSSSTVVHGLSSLDDEEDLGWLACWASNDIGNQREPCLFRIMPAALPEPPRDCTIENDFLRCLAGHDGGLPQRFLLEALEVRREPVRDESTMNDQGISGRGLTEAVYRASNDVTPQFALDALSPGRYTFLVYSETPRGRSQHPAALHSIPIRTSDDLDVPGSLQTMTPAPPMVPQTDNSIALLVGAVMSLILVTILTTLCVTLVIVCKKKQRPQRDPEQNTILRRSVGVSMYGGSSLSQSVMPTVVVRGHRGSRVLAARWSGVIGDAPLAVLALDDTPNVETDSSHSNEIQETALTGPHIGT, from the exons aGTTGACTTTAGAAACGGGCACCCAGTACATTGGGCGGTAGCTGGAGAGTTCGGGACTCGAACCCACTTCGCTCTCAACGAATCCGATCCTTCATCAGCCCACCTCGCCGTGGACAAGGTGGCGCGCTTCGATGAAGGCCTCTACAGATGTAGGATAGACTACATAGATTCACCGACacgaaattataaagttaatttaactgTCATTG tgcCTCCGGATTCTCCGCGAATATACGATTCCGAAGGTCGAGAGATTTTGGGAACAACCGCGGGGCCATTCCGGGAGGGACAGGATTTGTTGTTATCCTGTCAAGCGTCAGGAG GTAAGCCCCCACCCGACGTGTCTTGGTACCGAGGCGAGGAACGACTGGCGATTACTCGGGACGGTAACGTGTGTCAGATACATTTACCTTCACTGTCCCGAGAGATGGCTGGGGTGAAGCTGCAGTGCAAAGTTGAGCCACCACTGCTGCAACCGCAAGTCAGGGACGTCACTATTAAGTTATACT TAAAACCGCAATACATCCGCGTCTCTGGTGGAGGAGCGACGAGGGCTGGACGAGAGCGCGCTTTTTCATGTTCTACTCGAGGTTCAAAACCACCACCAAACATCGACTGGTTCATTAATTCACAAAAAATCGACTCTTCGCTTACACAG GTCGAAGTAGATGGTGATGTAACGAAAAGCATATTAACTTGGCGAGTTAGAAGAGAAGACAGCGGCAGGCAGCTAGTCTGTCGAGTGTCGAATCCCTGGTTTCCAGCACATACTTTAGAAGACGCTCTACATTTAGAGGTTCTAT TCCCTCCGATATCACAAATATCATTAGTAGAGCCGAAGGAGCCACGTCTTTTGCGGGAAGATGAAGATGCGGTCTTGCTATGCTCTGCAGACTCATCGCCACCGGCttataatttcacattttataaGGGTGCAGAg GACCACCTTTTACGAGACGATCCGATAGGGGGTATATCAGTGGAAGGAAACAAATTAGTTCTGCGAGGACTGAGGAGACATCACTCAGCCAGATACCGCTGTCGAGCTTGGAATTCAGAGGGCAGTGGTCTGAGTGAACCGCtggctataaatattttat CCCGTCCTGAGTGCTCGGCCGGCAGCGTTGTCCAGCAACTAGCTGCAGCTCCTGAGGGTGAAGTACGAGCTCGCTGTTCAGTATCCGCTCCTTCACCAAGAGACGCCGGGCCTTTGAGGTTCTACTGGACCTACAACGGGACCAAAGACGTTTTACCT ATTCCAGCATCTAATGTTACGGTAATGGGATCATCTAGCActgttgtccatggcttgtctTCATTGGATGACGAGGAAGATTTAGGTTGGTTGGCTTGTTGGGCCAGCAATGATATAGGAAACCAAAGAGAACCTTGCTTATTTAGGATTATGCCAGCAG CTTTGCCGGAGCCTCCTCGAGATTGCACCATAGAAAATGACTTTCTGCGCTGTCTCGCTGGACATGATGGTGGGCTACCACAGCGTTTTCTGCTGGAAGCCCTTGAGGTGCGCCGCGAGCCCGTGCGAGATGAATCAACTATGAATGATCAG GGTATCTCCGGACGCGGTCTGACGGAAGCCGTGTACAGAGCCAGTAATGACGTAACTCCACAGTTCGCGTTAGATGCATTGTCACCAGGACGATACACATTTCTAGTATACTCTGAAACACCTCGTGGGAGATCTCAGCATCCTGCGGCATTACATAGTATACCAATAAGGACTTCCGATGATTTGGATGTTCCAG GTTCTTTGCAAACGATGACACCAGCTCCACCAATGGTTCCACAAACTGATAATAGCATAGCTCTCCTGGTTGGCGCAGTAATGTCTCTCATACTCGTCACTATATTAACCACACTATGTGTAACTTTGGTCATCGTATGCAAGAAGAAGCAACGTCCTCAAAGGGATCCTGAACAaaa CACGATTCTTCGTAGAAGTGTTGGCGTGTCTATGTACGGTGGGTCATCGTTGTCTCAGAGTGTGATGCCCACTGTGGTGGTGAGAGGTCATCGAGGTTCCCGCGTGCTAGCTGCGCGTTGGTCCGGAGTGATCGGTGACGCGCCGCTGGCTGTACTCGCACTGGACGACACTCCGAATG TCGAAACAGATTCATCTCACAGTAATGAAATACAGGAAACAGCGCTTACGGGACCACATATAGGCACGTAA
- the LOC116773133 gene encoding nephrin-like isoform X2 has protein sequence MSKDSNFCVLVILTVLLNQIKTSEEIVDANVIQVWSAPGGETRLPCDLAAAVHDVAMLMWFKDGDRMPIYTVDFRNGHPVHWAVAGEFGTRTHFALNESDPSSAHLAVDKVARFDEGLYRCRIDYIDSPTRNYKVNLTVIVPPDSPRIYDSEGREILGTTAGPFREGQDLLLSCQASGGKPPPDVSWYRGEERLAITRDGNVCQIHLPSLSREMAGVKLQCKVEPPLLQPQVRDVTIKLYLKPQYIRVSGGGATRAGRERAFSCSTRGSKPPPNIDWFINSQKIDSSLTQVEVDGDVTKSILTWRVRREDSGRQLVCRVSNPWFPAHTLEDALHLEVLFPPISQISLVEPKEPRLLREDEDAVLLCSADSSPPAYNFTFYKGAEDHLLRDDPIGGISVEGNKLVLRGLRRHHSARYRCRAWNSEGSGLSEPLAINILSRPECSAGSVVQQLAAAPEGEVRARCSVSAPSPRDAGPLRFYWTYNGTKDVLPIPASNVTVMGSSSTVVHGLSSLDDEEDLGWLACWASNDIGNQREPCLFRIMPAALPEPPRDCTIENDFLRCLAGHDGGLPQRFLLEALEVRREPVRDESTMNDQGISGRGLTEAVYRASNDVTPQFALDALSPGRYTFLVYSETPRGRSQHPAALHSIPIRTSDDLDVPGSLQTMTPAPPMVPQTDNSIALLVGAVMSLILVTILTTLCVTLVIVCKKKQRPQRDPEQNVI, from the exons aGTTGACTTTAGAAACGGGCACCCAGTACATTGGGCGGTAGCTGGAGAGTTCGGGACTCGAACCCACTTCGCTCTCAACGAATCCGATCCTTCATCAGCCCACCTCGCCGTGGACAAGGTGGCGCGCTTCGATGAAGGCCTCTACAGATGTAGGATAGACTACATAGATTCACCGACacgaaattataaagttaatttaactgTCATTG tgcCTCCGGATTCTCCGCGAATATACGATTCCGAAGGTCGAGAGATTTTGGGAACAACCGCGGGGCCATTCCGGGAGGGACAGGATTTGTTGTTATCCTGTCAAGCGTCAGGAG GTAAGCCCCCACCCGACGTGTCTTGGTACCGAGGCGAGGAACGACTGGCGATTACTCGGGACGGTAACGTGTGTCAGATACATTTACCTTCACTGTCCCGAGAGATGGCTGGGGTGAAGCTGCAGTGCAAAGTTGAGCCACCACTGCTGCAACCGCAAGTCAGGGACGTCACTATTAAGTTATACT TAAAACCGCAATACATCCGCGTCTCTGGTGGAGGAGCGACGAGGGCTGGACGAGAGCGCGCTTTTTCATGTTCTACTCGAGGTTCAAAACCACCACCAAACATCGACTGGTTCATTAATTCACAAAAAATCGACTCTTCGCTTACACAG GTCGAAGTAGATGGTGATGTAACGAAAAGCATATTAACTTGGCGAGTTAGAAGAGAAGACAGCGGCAGGCAGCTAGTCTGTCGAGTGTCGAATCCCTGGTTTCCAGCACATACTTTAGAAGACGCTCTACATTTAGAGGTTCTAT TCCCTCCGATATCACAAATATCATTAGTAGAGCCGAAGGAGCCACGTCTTTTGCGGGAAGATGAAGATGCGGTCTTGCTATGCTCTGCAGACTCATCGCCACCGGCttataatttcacattttataaGGGTGCAGAg GACCACCTTTTACGAGACGATCCGATAGGGGGTATATCAGTGGAAGGAAACAAATTAGTTCTGCGAGGACTGAGGAGACATCACTCAGCCAGATACCGCTGTCGAGCTTGGAATTCAGAGGGCAGTGGTCTGAGTGAACCGCtggctataaatattttat CCCGTCCTGAGTGCTCGGCCGGCAGCGTTGTCCAGCAACTAGCTGCAGCTCCTGAGGGTGAAGTACGAGCTCGCTGTTCAGTATCCGCTCCTTCACCAAGAGACGCCGGGCCTTTGAGGTTCTACTGGACCTACAACGGGACCAAAGACGTTTTACCT ATTCCAGCATCTAATGTTACGGTAATGGGATCATCTAGCActgttgtccatggcttgtctTCATTGGATGACGAGGAAGATTTAGGTTGGTTGGCTTGTTGGGCCAGCAATGATATAGGAAACCAAAGAGAACCTTGCTTATTTAGGATTATGCCAGCAG CTTTGCCGGAGCCTCCTCGAGATTGCACCATAGAAAATGACTTTCTGCGCTGTCTCGCTGGACATGATGGTGGGCTACCACAGCGTTTTCTGCTGGAAGCCCTTGAGGTGCGCCGCGAGCCCGTGCGAGATGAATCAACTATGAATGATCAG GGTATCTCCGGACGCGGTCTGACGGAAGCCGTGTACAGAGCCAGTAATGACGTAACTCCACAGTTCGCGTTAGATGCATTGTCACCAGGACGATACACATTTCTAGTATACTCTGAAACACCTCGTGGGAGATCTCAGCATCCTGCGGCATTACATAGTATACCAATAAGGACTTCCGATGATTTGGATGTTCCAG GTTCTTTGCAAACGATGACACCAGCTCCACCAATGGTTCCACAAACTGATAATAGCATAGCTCTCCTGGTTGGCGCAGTAATGTCTCTCATACTCGTCACTATATTAACCACACTATGTGTAACTTTGGTCATCGTATGCAAGAAGAAGCAACGTCCTCAAAGGGATCCTGAACAaaa tgtaatttaa